The following coding sequences lie in one Pontibacter sp. G13 genomic window:
- a CDS encoding YgiQ family radical SAM protein, whose translation MKHAERPITDWLPITMKEVEMRGWDELDVVLFSGDAYVDHPTFGTSVIGRIVESAGFRIGIVPQPNWRDDLRDFKKMGKPRLFFAISGGCMDSMVNHYTANRRKRSTDAYTPGGQAGFRPDHTTATYSKILKELYPDVPVVIGGIEASLRRVTHYDYWADRLMPTILESSQADLLVYGMGEQALRQILALADKGVPISSMRDIPQTAFLQDPAEPTPNPANWEEVELASHEVCLQDKKAFAGNFKIVEQESNKTKARRINQMVRGSKLVINPPFPTMTELEMDASFDLPYTRLPHPKYKKRGAIPAFEMIKFSINMHRGCFGGCSFCTISAHQGKFIASRSQESIMKEVEQVVNMPDFKGYISDLGGPSANMYRMKGKVQSICDRCSSPSCIHPVVCSNLDTSHKPMTELYRKVDEHPKVKKAFVGSGIRYDLLTETYNKQADESVDEYLEQVVTRHISGRLKVAPEHTSENTLKIMRKPAFKHFHAFKKKYDKINKQNDLNQPLIPYFISAHPGCQEADMANLAAETKDMGFKLEQVQNFTPTPMTVATVIYYSGYHPYTLEPVFTAKTEHEQQNQHKFFFWYKPENRGWIRDRLIAAGKPDLAKRLLAQPKSKAPQKSVARVGKSRIKPKHNGSSTGHGEPRKKRGNSRPEFAASTKSGGKRLGKSKRRR comes from the coding sequence ATGAAGCATGCAGAAAGACCAATCACCGATTGGTTGCCGATCACGATGAAGGAAGTTGAGATGCGCGGATGGGACGAATTGGATGTCGTCCTCTTCTCGGGAGATGCCTATGTCGACCACCCCACTTTCGGGACGTCGGTGATTGGCCGAATCGTGGAGTCCGCCGGATTCAGGATCGGAATCGTTCCCCAGCCCAACTGGAGGGATGACCTTCGGGATTTCAAGAAGATGGGCAAGCCTCGCCTGTTCTTTGCGATTTCTGGTGGCTGCATGGATTCCATGGTCAACCATTACACCGCCAATCGCCGCAAGCGTTCCACCGATGCCTACACGCCTGGCGGTCAAGCTGGCTTTCGCCCGGATCATACGACAGCGACCTACTCCAAGATTCTCAAGGAATTGTATCCAGATGTGCCAGTCGTCATTGGTGGGATCGAGGCCTCTCTGAGGAGGGTGACACACTATGATTATTGGGCAGATCGCTTGATGCCGACCATCTTGGAGTCTTCTCAGGCGGATTTGCTGGTCTACGGCATGGGAGAACAGGCACTACGCCAGATTCTCGCACTTGCGGACAAGGGGGTGCCCATTTCCTCCATGAGGGATATTCCCCAGACGGCATTTCTCCAAGATCCTGCTGAACCCACGCCGAATCCCGCCAATTGGGAAGAGGTCGAGCTGGCCTCACACGAGGTTTGTCTTCAAGACAAGAAGGCGTTTGCAGGCAATTTCAAGATCGTAGAGCAGGAGTCGAACAAGACCAAGGCCCGTCGGATCAACCAAATGGTCCGTGGTAGCAAGCTCGTCATCAATCCTCCTTTCCCGACCATGACGGAGTTGGAGATGGATGCCTCATTCGATCTGCCTTACACGAGACTTCCTCACCCGAAATACAAAAAGCGTGGTGCCATCCCGGCTTTCGAGATGATCAAATTCTCGATCAACATGCATCGCGGCTGTTTTGGAGGATGCTCATTCTGTACGATTTCTGCCCATCAAGGGAAATTCATCGCCAGTCGTTCCCAAGAATCCATCATGAAGGAGGTGGAACAAGTGGTGAATATGCCTGACTTCAAGGGATATATCTCAGATTTGGGAGGACCGTCCGCCAACATGTACCGCATGAAAGGCAAGGTTCAATCCATCTGCGATCGCTGCTCAAGCCCATCCTGTATTCACCCGGTGGTTTGCAGCAACCTCGATACTTCCCACAAGCCCATGACCGAGCTGTATCGCAAGGTCGATGAGCATCCCAAGGTCAAAAAGGCCTTTGTGGGCTCCGGCATTCGGTATGATTTGCTCACCGAAACCTACAACAAGCAGGCCGACGAGTCTGTGGACGAATATCTCGAACAGGTCGTCACGCGCCACATCAGCGGGCGTCTCAAGGTCGCGCCTGAGCATACTTCCGAGAATACCTTGAAGATCATGCGGAAACCTGCCTTCAAGCATTTCCACGCCTTCAAGAAAAAATACGACAAGATCAACAAGCAGAATGATCTCAATCAGCCGTTGATTCCCTATTTCATCTCTGCGCACCCGGGCTGCCAAGAGGCGGATATGGCCAATCTTGCTGCCGAGACCAAGGACATGGGATTCAAGTTGGAGCAGGTCCAGAACTTCACCCCGACGCCCATGACGGTCGCCACCGTGATCTACTACTCTGGCTATCATCCGTATACGCTTGAGCCGGTATTCACTGCCAAGACCGAGCATGAGCAGCAAAACCAGCACAAATTCTTCTTTTGGTACAAGCCCGAAAACAGGGGGTGGATCAGGGATCGTTTGATTGCCGCTGGAAAACCGGACCTTGCAAAGCGACTGTTGGCGCAGCCCAAATCCAAAGCGCCTCAGAAATCTGTTGCCCGCGTAGGCAAGTCGCGCATCAAGCCCAAACACAATGGCTCCAGTACCGGGCATGGCGAGCCTCGCAAGAAGCGTGGAAATAGCCGCCCAGAATTTGCGGCGTCCACCAAATCTGGAGGTAAGCGCCTCGGCAAGTCCAAACGAAGAAGATAG
- a CDS encoding SPFH domain-containing protein, with the protein MFGIRHATFDAMTFVLHYRKGRLIRQGRGLSFFYYAPDSSIVAIPMASHDLPFIFSATSQDFQKLTVQGQITYQISEPSALADVLDFTVDKKGHHKQQDLEKLHQRIINEAQSATTNLIQQTPILQAIRSNVEIETEIREGLAKSQQLTMLGVEILGVHVLAVAPAPEMAKALETETRERMQQEADEAIYQRRNFAVEQERKIKESELNTEIAVEVKQQEITQQQMTSKVMKAENERQLHEMRLKTEISMQEQRLEADILQEEQRRTLLETKNTNDRSEADTKAYALQAFLNPYKDLDWQTLAAIQGISDPEANIALAFRQMANQADKIGQLNITPDLLQSLLKSK; encoded by the coding sequence ATGTTTGGAATCAGACACGCAACATTCGACGCCATGACCTTTGTGCTTCACTATCGCAAAGGGCGGCTCATTCGGCAGGGTAGGGGACTCTCATTCTTCTATTATGCGCCTGATAGTTCTATCGTTGCCATCCCTATGGCGAGCCATGATCTGCCATTTATCTTTTCGGCCACGAGTCAGGATTTTCAGAAGCTGACCGTTCAGGGCCAGATCACCTATCAGATTTCCGAGCCGTCTGCATTGGCGGACGTGCTGGATTTCACAGTGGACAAGAAAGGTCATCACAAGCAGCAAGACCTCGAAAAGCTCCATCAGCGGATCATCAATGAAGCTCAATCTGCGACCACCAATTTGATTCAGCAGACCCCTATCCTACAGGCGATCCGCTCCAATGTGGAGATTGAAACCGAAATTCGGGAAGGGCTGGCCAAATCCCAACAATTGACCATGCTCGGGGTGGAGATACTCGGTGTGCATGTCTTGGCAGTGGCTCCCGCCCCGGAAATGGCCAAAGCGCTTGAGACCGAAACCCGCGAACGGATGCAGCAAGAAGCAGACGAAGCCATTTACCAGCGTCGCAATTTCGCCGTGGAGCAGGAGCGCAAAATCAAGGAATCCGAGCTGAACACAGAGATCGCAGTGGAGGTGAAACAGCAGGAAATTACGCAGCAGCAGATGACCTCAAAAGTCATGAAAGCCGAGAATGAACGCCAGCTCCACGAAATGCGTCTCAAAACCGAGATTTCCATGCAAGAGCAACGCCTCGAAGCGGATATTCTCCAAGAGGAACAGCGCAGGACCCTGCTGGAAACCAAGAATACCAACGACCGATCTGAGGCAGATACCAAAGCCTACGCGCTTCAGGCATTCCTCAATCCCTACAAGGATTTGGATTGGCAGACGTTGGCGGCCATTCAGGGGATTTCTGATCCAGAGGCCAATATCGCCCTGGCATTTCGTCAGATGGCCAATCAGGCTGACAAGATCGGCCAACTCAACATCACGCCAGATCTCCTCCAAAGCCTCCTGAAATCCAAGTGA
- a CDS encoding asparagine synthetase B has product MKRIVLLLSLLMGVASVRADYLLVPMDYAQKEHLKSYGIAYMVLTQGVEVEWLLNYRGGSFMFKYARPFEQEMIIRGVSFERISDGKSSEILAYVVSENVNMDAVKLEKAPKVAVYSPKNKQPWDDAVTLGLTYSEIPYDVVYDPEVLEGKLTDYDWLHLHHEDFTGQFGKFYASYRHRKWYQDEVRAQEANAQRFGYQKVSQMKLAVAKEIKKFCEEGGFLFAMCSATDSYDIALAAEGLDICEYMFDGDPADPTAQDRLDFSKTLAFKDIKLSRNPLEYEFSNIDTNPNRGVREHMDYFTLFEFSAKWDPVPTMLCQNHTRTVKGFMGQTTGFRRHLIKDGVLVMGELKSNNEARYIHGNLGKGMWTFYGGHDPEDYQHFVGEDPTDLALHPTSPGYRLILNNILFPAARKKKRKT; this is encoded by the coding sequence ATGAAAAGAATCGTCCTGTTGCTTTCCCTCTTGATGGGAGTCGCGTCCGTTCGGGCTGACTATCTGCTCGTCCCGATGGATTATGCCCAAAAGGAACATCTCAAATCCTATGGCATCGCATACATGGTACTCACTCAAGGTGTGGAAGTGGAATGGCTGTTGAACTACCGGGGCGGTAGCTTCATGTTCAAATATGCTCGGCCATTCGAGCAGGAAATGATCATCCGCGGGGTTTCCTTCGAGCGGATTTCAGATGGCAAATCCTCCGAGATTCTCGCCTATGTGGTTTCCGAGAATGTCAACATGGATGCCGTCAAGCTCGAAAAAGCTCCCAAAGTGGCTGTCTATTCTCCCAAAAACAAGCAGCCTTGGGATGATGCTGTGACATTGGGACTGACCTATTCGGAGATTCCCTACGATGTAGTCTATGATCCAGAAGTGCTGGAAGGCAAGTTGACGGATTACGATTGGCTCCACCTCCACCACGAGGATTTCACCGGACAATTCGGGAAGTTCTACGCGAGCTATCGCCACCGCAAATGGTACCAAGACGAGGTCCGCGCGCAAGAAGCCAACGCCCAGCGATTTGGATACCAAAAGGTGAGTCAGATGAAATTGGCCGTTGCCAAGGAGATCAAGAAGTTCTGCGAAGAAGGCGGATTCCTTTTTGCGATGTGCTCAGCGACTGATTCCTACGACATCGCCTTGGCAGCTGAAGGGCTCGATATCTGCGAATACATGTTTGACGGAGACCCTGCAGACCCAACTGCCCAAGATCGCCTGGACTTCAGCAAGACCCTAGCCTTCAAAGACATCAAGCTCTCCCGAAATCCACTGGAATACGAATTCTCCAACATCGATACCAATCCCAACCGCGGTGTGCGAGAACACATGGATTACTTCACGTTGTTTGAGTTTTCCGCCAAATGGGACCCTGTTCCGACCATGCTCTGCCAAAATCATACACGCACCGTCAAGGGATTTATGGGGCAGACTACCGGATTTCGTAGGCATCTGATCAAGGATGGTGTACTCGTCATGGGAGAATTGAAATCCAACAACGAGGCTCGCTACATCCACGGCAATCTCGGCAAAGGTATGTGGACGTTCTATGGCGGGCACGACCCAGAGGACTACCAACATTTCGTCGGGGAAGATCCTACCGATCTGGCGCTTCACCCAACCAGTCCCGGGTATCGTCTGATCCTCAACAATATCCTCTTCCCCGCAGCTCGGAAGAAAAAGCGCAAAACCTGA
- a CDS encoding efflux RND transporter permease subunit, whose amino-acid sequence MLNRILTFSLNFRWLVIVIAVGLSIFGIWRAQSIPVDVFPDLSAPTVTILTEAHGLESQEVEKLVSYPLETAMNGAPNVRRIRSSSAAGISIVWVEFEWGMDIYRARQMVAERIPLVQASLPKEVGNPTMAPISSIMGEIMLLAVRSDSLDPMEVRSFTDWNIAPQLKSVQGIANVMVLGGAYKQYQVLAQPEKLAHYGIGAEELLAAVQDANLSVPGGYLNQHGNQYVVQGYGRAYAMEDLGQSVIRSVNGQPIRVGDIAKVQIGAADKIGEGSMNAAPAVILVLSKQPNVNTLELTQKLDETLAGMKQTLPVGMELETQVFRQADFIQASVDNLQTTLWEGALFVILILAIFLMDVRTTLISVLAIPISLIVTLIVLDLLGFSLNTMSLGGMAIAIGALVDDAIIDVENVYKRLRENRKLAEAERKPMLQVVKDASLEIRGSILMATMIIIVAFVPLFFLSGMEGRLLRPMGLAFIVSVVTSLLVSITLTPVLCAYLLANDRTLGRSTEGTRLERFLRNRYKQFLGRILTYRKGIVFAVIGIFLLSLGLATQLGRGFLPEFNEGSLVISVVGPAGMSLGESNRVGNHVERLLLELPEVDVVTRRTGRAELDEHAQGVNAAEIDVPFTLQHKSKEAFFEEVRNKLAIVPGVNISLGQPIAHRIDHMLSGTRANIAIKIFGDDLTQLFRIGQQVQAVIQSVDGIADVNLDQQIEVPQLRIAPNRGMLAAHGMTVGQLMRQVDIACAGETAGEIHEGQRYFDLIVRYVPEARSGIEQIRRLPIQLPQGGFVPLLELAEVQSISSPDRITREQVQRVMVVAANVQGRDLRGVVTDIQASIGAQVPLPTGYRIAYGGQFEREAEASRLLMWAAIGAIAVMFLLLFVEFRSVPLAGVVLINLPLALIGGIITVFFTSGWVSIAATIGFISLFGIAARNGILMVSRYEDLKSSGIRGRELLIRGAVDRLNPILMTALTTGLALIPLALKGGAPGNEIQSPMAVVMLGGLLSATLLNLVVIPCVYAWMEENA is encoded by the coding sequence ATGCTGAATCGAATCTTAACCTTTTCACTGAATTTCCGCTGGCTGGTGATCGTCATCGCCGTGGGGCTGTCGATCTTTGGCATTTGGCGTGCGCAATCCATTCCTGTGGATGTATTCCCAGATCTTTCCGCCCCGACAGTGACCATTTTGACGGAAGCCCATGGCCTAGAATCCCAAGAAGTCGAAAAACTCGTCTCCTATCCCTTGGAGACAGCCATGAATGGCGCCCCGAATGTGCGGCGAATTCGCTCTTCTTCCGCTGCCGGGATTTCCATCGTCTGGGTGGAATTTGAATGGGGCATGGATATCTACCGCGCCCGCCAAATGGTGGCAGAACGAATCCCGCTTGTGCAAGCCAGTCTGCCCAAGGAAGTTGGGAACCCTACCATGGCGCCGATTTCCTCCATCATGGGAGAAATCATGCTGCTGGCAGTTCGTTCTGATTCGCTTGATCCCATGGAAGTGAGATCCTTTACCGATTGGAACATCGCCCCGCAATTGAAATCCGTCCAAGGAATCGCCAATGTCATGGTCCTCGGCGGCGCATACAAGCAATATCAAGTTCTGGCACAGCCCGAAAAACTCGCCCATTACGGAATCGGTGCGGAAGAATTGCTCGCGGCGGTCCAAGATGCCAACCTGAGCGTCCCCGGGGGATATCTCAACCAACATGGCAATCAATACGTGGTGCAGGGATATGGCCGTGCATACGCGATGGAGGATCTGGGACAATCGGTCATTCGCTCCGTAAATGGCCAGCCTATTCGGGTGGGAGATATCGCCAAAGTCCAGATTGGAGCCGCCGACAAAATTGGGGAAGGCTCCATGAATGCGGCTCCTGCGGTGATTCTGGTGCTATCCAAACAGCCCAATGTCAACACGCTCGAACTCACCCAAAAGCTCGATGAGACCTTGGCTGGGATGAAGCAAACCCTCCCTGTCGGCATGGAACTGGAGACACAGGTTTTCCGGCAGGCAGACTTCATTCAGGCGTCGGTCGACAATCTCCAGACCACCCTGTGGGAGGGAGCGCTCTTCGTGATTCTGATATTGGCCATTTTCCTGATGGATGTTCGGACTACCCTCATTTCGGTGCTGGCGATTCCAATTTCACTGATCGTCACGTTGATCGTTTTGGACCTATTGGGCTTCAGTCTCAATACCATGAGCTTGGGCGGAATGGCCATCGCAATCGGCGCTCTCGTGGACGATGCCATCATCGACGTGGAGAATGTCTACAAACGGCTTCGGGAAAATCGGAAGCTCGCAGAAGCAGAAAGAAAACCCATGCTGCAGGTCGTGAAGGACGCTTCTCTCGAAATCCGTGGATCGATCCTGATGGCCACCATGATCATCATTGTCGCATTTGTACCACTCTTTTTCTTGAGCGGCATGGAAGGTAGACTGCTCCGACCAATGGGACTGGCGTTCATCGTTTCGGTTGTGACCTCCCTTCTCGTCAGCATCACCTTGACGCCAGTTCTGTGTGCCTATCTACTGGCCAATGACCGGACGCTAGGACGATCTACCGAGGGCACCCGATTGGAGCGATTTCTCAGAAATCGGTACAAGCAATTTCTTGGCAGGATCTTGACCTACCGAAAAGGAATTGTATTCGCAGTGATAGGAATATTCTTGCTCAGCTTGGGATTGGCCACACAACTAGGGCGCGGCTTTTTGCCCGAATTCAATGAAGGCTCCCTCGTCATCAGCGTAGTCGGACCTGCCGGAATGTCCCTCGGGGAAAGCAATCGGGTGGGCAATCACGTGGAACGCCTCCTCCTCGAACTCCCCGAAGTAGATGTAGTCACCCGCCGAACAGGCCGGGCAGAATTAGACGAACACGCCCAAGGGGTCAATGCCGCCGAAATCGATGTGCCTTTCACCCTGCAACACAAATCCAAGGAGGCATTTTTCGAAGAGGTCCGGAACAAGCTCGCCATCGTTCCCGGCGTGAATATCTCCCTCGGGCAGCCGATCGCTCACCGGATCGATCACATGCTCTCTGGAACCCGGGCCAATATCGCCATCAAGATCTTCGGAGATGACCTCACACAACTATTTCGGATCGGCCAGCAGGTGCAAGCGGTCATTCAATCTGTGGATGGAATCGCCGATGTCAATCTCGACCAACAGATCGAAGTTCCCCAACTACGGATTGCTCCGAATCGCGGAATGCTGGCCGCTCATGGGATGACGGTAGGACAACTGATGCGTCAGGTCGATATCGCCTGCGCGGGAGAAACTGCTGGAGAAATCCATGAGGGCCAGCGGTATTTCGACCTGATCGTGCGATATGTTCCCGAAGCTCGTTCTGGGATTGAACAGATCCGCAGACTTCCCATTCAATTACCTCAGGGTGGCTTTGTACCGCTACTGGAATTGGCTGAGGTACAATCCATCAGCAGCCCTGACCGGATCACTCGCGAACAAGTCCAGCGGGTCATGGTCGTCGCAGCCAATGTCCAAGGCCGGGATCTGCGCGGAGTTGTGACGGATATCCAAGCCAGTATCGGCGCTCAGGTACCTTTGCCGACAGGCTATCGGATTGCCTACGGGGGTCAATTCGAGCGGGAAGCCGAAGCATCTAGACTCCTGATGTGGGCGGCCATCGGGGCGATTGCCGTGATGTTCTTGCTGCTATTTGTGGAGTTTCGGTCTGTGCCCCTCGCAGGCGTGGTCCTCATCAATCTGCCATTGGCACTCATCGGAGGCATTATCACCGTCTTTTTCACCAGCGGCTGGGTGAGCATCGCCGCGACAATTGGATTCATCAGCCTCTTTGGGATCGCCGCACGAAATGGCATCCTCATGGTTTCGCGCTATGAAGACCTCAAGTCCAGCGGAATTCGAGGACGAGAATTGCTCATTCGAGGAGCAGTCGATCGGCTCAATCCCATCCTCATGACTGCGCTGACGACAGGACTGGCACTGATTCCCTTGGCCCTGAAAGGCGGAGCCCCCGGCAATGAAATCCAAAGCCCTATGGCCGTAGTCATGCTCGGCGGTTTGCTTTCTGCGACCCTCTTGAATCTAGTGGTCATTCCTTGCGTGTATGCTTGGATGGAAGAGAATGCATAG
- a CDS encoding sugar kinase, whose protein sequence is MSIEYAIVVKQPTQLEQLLTRFHTRAQAAFYLERQGLDIQEAVEAHDTYHAALSSLQHNLDTFLKHKLLDREFLPNFQFASNQVILVLGQDGLVANTAKYALGRPIIGINPDPTRFDGPLLPFRVANTHRVVEAVISGQASMKRTQFAEAILQHGQRLLAFNDLFIGAESHVSARYRLNYHGQVEDHSSSGIIVSTEMGQTGWMSSMFNMIQSGNRWLGQTQEREIQPSIGRGELLFAVREPFRSQRTGISMTMGQIQGEVELRIESQMAQGGVIFSDGIQQDRLSFNRGDVATIRVADEGANLVVA, encoded by the coding sequence ATGAGTATCGAATACGCCATTGTCGTCAAGCAACCCACGCAGTTGGAGCAATTGCTGACTCGATTTCACACCCGAGCTCAAGCCGCCTTCTATCTGGAGCGGCAGGGCTTAGATATACAGGAGGCGGTCGAGGCGCATGACACCTATCATGCCGCATTATCCTCCCTACAGCACAACCTTGACACATTCCTGAAACACAAGCTTCTCGACCGTGAATTCCTGCCCAATTTCCAATTTGCTTCCAATCAGGTGATTTTGGTGCTCGGACAAGATGGACTGGTGGCCAATACCGCCAAATATGCACTGGGCCGCCCCATCATCGGCATCAATCCAGATCCCACTCGGTTTGATGGACCTTTGTTGCCGTTTCGGGTGGCCAATACCCATCGAGTGGTGGAGGCGGTCATTTCAGGCCAAGCCTCCATGAAACGCACCCAATTTGCCGAGGCGATTCTACAACATGGGCAGCGGTTGCTGGCTTTCAATGATCTGTTTATTGGAGCGGAATCCCATGTGTCGGCTCGATACCGACTCAACTACCACGGACAGGTGGAGGATCATAGCTCCAGCGGAATTATTGTCTCCACCGAGATGGGGCAAACAGGGTGGATGAGCTCCATGTTCAATATGATCCAATCGGGGAATCGCTGGCTTGGGCAGACGCAAGAGCGAGAAATTCAGCCGAGTATAGGCCGTGGAGAATTGCTGTTTGCAGTGCGGGAACCTTTTCGGAGTCAGCGGACAGGCATCTCCATGACGATGGGACAGATTCAAGGGGAGGTCGAATTGCGGATCGAGTCTCAGATGGCCCAAGGCGGGGTGATTTTCAGCGATGGTATCCAGCAAGATAGGCTCTCCTTCAATCGGGGAGATGTGGCCACCATCCGAGTTGCTGATGAAGGCGCCAACCTCGTCGTTGCATAG